In Candidatus Neptunochlamydia vexilliferae, one genomic interval encodes:
- a CDS encoding disulfide bond formation protein B — protein MTFLFWLDSEEIFLNRFFVGMLLMSGVALLFSVFGARLLGLVPCSLCKWERVPFMVLILGASGGLFGFQKRGFFKLVQGALFLGMGLGCIHFLIQMGVFSDFCSSARDFGTPEEFVKGLQRSSCSSISWSVLGVPVSLINGLSLGTVLGLSIYLKRKYHRRRRS, from the coding sequence GTGACATTTCTATTTTGGCTTGACAGTGAGGAAATTTTCTTAAACCGCTTTTTTGTGGGGATGTTACTGATGAGTGGTGTGGCGCTTCTTTTTTCTGTGTTTGGAGCGCGGCTTCTGGGCTTAGTCCCTTGCTCTTTATGTAAGTGGGAAAGGGTTCCGTTCATGGTGCTGATTTTGGGGGCTTCTGGAGGACTGTTTGGTTTTCAGAAGCGGGGCTTTTTTAAACTGGTGCAGGGAGCGCTTTTTTTGGGGATGGGGTTAGGTTGCATCCACTTCTTGATCCAGATGGGGGTCTTTTCGGATTTTTGCTCTTCGGCTAGGGATTTTGGAACTCCTGAGGAGTTTGTAAAAGGGCTGCAGAGATCAAGCTGTTCTTCGATCAGCTGGTCTGTGTTGGGGGTGCCGGTCTCATTGATCAATGGATTGAGCCTTGGGACGGTTTTGGGGCTTTCGATCTATCTGAAGCGTAAATACCACCGCAGGAGGAGGTCATGA